A window of Ignavibacteriales bacterium contains these coding sequences:
- a CDS encoding glycosyltransferase → MSMVIGNGIIANRFIDYALQSRYLIFVGNVHDSTTCDEIAIRNEEEGLKNALLNNQSSVFVYFSQCSILDPNKANSLYVMHKFRMEKLIQNSPNEYHIFRLPQLFGLSNEKTSLVNYLVDAIVEGRSFDLWRNVEKNLIDIDDVHLIVDYILTKKIYSNRIINIASPYNTPILELVQCMESYFGHNAKYSAVDKGTSYKIDISETLEIITKLNINFKQGYILKAINKYFRHLINKPLLLSVIVPTYNEEHGIEEFYRRTKVVLKTLEPRFDHEIIFVNDFSTDNTYNKLQALAEIDHNIKLINFSRNFGYQIAITAGIDFSRGDVAVIIDDDLEDPPEVMLNFIAMWSAGFKVVYGVRPKRQGVNVFFKLLAKIYYRLINILSETKIPNDTGDFRLIDRLVIDKLKLMREGNRYYRGMVAWVGFSQIGCTYERDKRYAGKSTFSFKKYINFALQGLTSFTDKPLYFASLLGFLIAGIGFLYAIRLVISKIIDPSFAISGWTSLVVIVLFLGGMQLLSIGIIGIYIGKIYQEVKGRPLYIIDKTTNLNE, encoded by the coding sequence ATGAGTATGGTTATTGGTAATGGAATTATTGCAAATCGTTTTATTGATTACGCTTTGCAGTCACGTTATCTGATTTTTGTGGGTAATGTTCATGATTCGACTACTTGTGACGAAATAGCAATTCGTAATGAGGAAGAGGGGCTTAAAAATGCATTACTAAACAATCAATCGTCTGTTTTTGTTTATTTTAGTCAATGCAGCATTCTTGATCCAAACAAAGCTAATTCTCTTTATGTAATGCACAAGTTTCGTATGGAGAAGTTGATTCAAAATTCTCCAAATGAATACCACATATTTAGGTTACCGCAATTGTTTGGATTATCAAATGAAAAAACAAGCTTAGTCAACTACCTGGTGGATGCTATTGTTGAAGGTAGGAGTTTTGATCTTTGGCGGAATGTCGAAAAAAATCTAATTGATATTGATGACGTGCATCTCATTGTTGATTATATTCTCACTAAAAAAATATATTCTAATCGAATTATTAATATCGCAAGTCCATATAATACTCCTATACTTGAGCTAGTCCAATGTATGGAAAGTTATTTTGGTCATAATGCAAAGTATAGTGCAGTAGACAAAGGAACAAGTTACAAGATTGATATTTCTGAAACGCTAGAGATTATAACTAAGTTAAATATTAACTTTAAGCAAGGCTATATACTTAAAGCGATCAACAAATATTTCCGTCATTTAATTAATAAGCCGTTGCTTTTATCGGTTATAGTGCCTACATATAACGAAGAACATGGTATAGAGGAATTCTACAGACGAACTAAGGTTGTGCTTAAAACTTTAGAACCTAGATTTGATCATGAAATTATTTTTGTCAATGACTTTAGCACCGATAACACTTACAATAAACTTCAAGCTCTAGCTGAAATTGATCATAATATCAAATTAATCAATTTCTCGCGTAATTTTGGTTACCAGATTGCAATTACTGCCGGCATTGACTTTTCACGTGGTGATGTTGCTGTCATTATTGATGATGATTTAGAAGATCCACCCGAGGTGATGCTTAATTTTATTGCAATGTGGAGTGCTGGATTCAAGGTTGTCTATGGTGTGCGTCCTAAAAGACAAGGCGTTAATGTATTTTTTAAGTTATTAGCTAAGATTTACTATCGTCTCATTAATATATTAAGTGAAACTAAAATACCAAACGATACTGGCGACTTTCGCTTAATCGATAGGTTGGTGATTGATAAGTTAAAATTGATGAGAGAAGGAAATCGTTATTATCGAGGGATGGTAGCCTGGGTTGGCTTTTCTCAGATCGGTTGTACTTATGAGCGAGATAAAAGATATGCTGGTAAGTCTACTTTTTCATTTAAAAAATATATTAATTTTGCACTACAAGGGCTAACATCATTTACTGACAAGCCTTTATACTTTGCCAGTTTGTTAGGATTTTTAATTGCAGGAATTGGATTTTTATATGCAATACGCCTAGTAATTTCGAAAATAATAGATCCCTCTTTCGCTATTTCTGGATGGACTTCACTTGTGGTCATAGTGTTGTTTCTTGGCGGAATGCAGCTTTTGTCCATTGGCATTATTGGAATATATATTGGCAAGATATATCAAGAAGTTAAGGGTAGACCTTTATATATTATTGACAAAACCACTAATCTAAATGAATAA